In a genomic window of Lycium ferocissimum isolate CSIRO_LF1 chromosome 9, AGI_CSIRO_Lferr_CH_V1, whole genome shotgun sequence:
- the LOC132030429 gene encoding IRK-interacting protein-like isoform X3 — protein MANSSVASSKSSISPTLFTPQIEEGNEEEEYSQGRSSYRAETTPSEVEYRHHPTPLHHSKTENKSKVPNKKRLENEDKKGVLCNKCRPSNREKITVVPLDNNNNKRNSINSPHGGSGIFKSVLSTLVKRSPRLSSSSAAEVESSTDVGSREENWKIALAELSHKLIQATRKRDEAILEASRLKFSMVELEKKLNKLEIYCHNLKSGLEVCSNNVMNNNKSPLNIQRVKFGEEDKVIEHFLVMVSEARSSVRILSRSMTLQLRQIGGKVYDRIALLLQPCDIKISISRNPRGLIVYLESLLNKAFYEDFESIGFQKSSCNQILNPIDRCETNFGLYNRLKDLTWEEVLSKGTRFYSEEFSKFCDRKMSEIVAMLGWNKPWSEPLLQAFFGASKAVWLVHLLANSLHPTLPIFRVDKEMKFDCVYMEDMGGDKAKKLVPAMVRIMVTPGFYVYDNVVKCKVLCRYNNNSSIIHGGINNDRGSDLNGLTPSPT, from the coding sequence CAGATTGAAGAAGGGAATGAAGAAGAGGAGTATTCACAAGGGAGAAGCAGTTATAGAGCAGAGACAACTCCAAGTGAAGTTGAATACAGGCACCATCCTACACCTTTACATCACTCTAAAACAGAGAATAAATCCAAAGTGCCTAACAAAAAGAGGCTAGAAAATGAAGACAAGAAGGGTGTTTTGTGCAACAAGTGCAGGCCTAGCAATAGAGAGAAAATCACTGTGGTTCCAttagacaacaacaacaacaagcgtAATTCTATAAATAGCCCTCATGGTGGTAGTGGTATTTTCAAATCAGTCCTCTCAACTTTGGTTAAAAGAAGTCCaagattatcatcatcatcagcaGCAGAAGTTGAGTCCTCTACTGATGTAGGGTCAAGAGAGGAAAACTGGAAAATTGCATTGGCTGAGCTATCACATAAGCTAATTCAAGCTACAAGAAAAAGAGATGAGGCTATTTTAGAAGCATCAAGATTGAAGTTTTCTATGGTTGAGCTTGAGAAAAAACTAAACAAGCTTGAAATTTATTGCCATAATCTTAAATCTGGTCTTGAAGTTTGTAGCAACAATGTTatgaacaacaacaaatccCCTTTAAATATTCAAAGAGTGAAATTTGGTGAAGAGGACAAAGTTATTGAGCATTTTTTGGTTATGGTATCTGAAGCAAGATCATCTGTTAGGATTTTAAGTCGATCGATGACACTTCAACTTAGACAAATTGGTGGTAAAGTTTATGATCGAATTGCATTACTACTCCAACCATGTGATATCAAGATTTCAATTTCAAGAAACCCAAGGGGGTTAATTGTGTATCTTGAATCTTTGTTGAACAAAGCTTTTTATGAGGATTTTGAATCTATTGGATTCCAAAAGAGTTCTTGTAACCAAATCTTGAACCCCATCGATCGATGTGAGACAAATTTTGGTTTGTACAATCGATTGAAGGATTTAACATGGGAGGAAGTATTGAGCAAAGGGACAAGATTTTACAGTGAAGAATTCAGCAAGTTTTGTGATaggaaaatgagtgaaattgTGGCTATGTTGGGATGGAACAAACCTTGGTCTGAACCACTATTGCAAGCTTTTTTTGGTGCATCAAAAGCAGTGTGGTTAGTGCACCTCTTGGCTAACTCACTTCATCCAACACTGCCTATTTTCAGAGTGGATAAAGAGATGAAATTTGACTGTGTTTACATGGAGGATATGGGTGGAGATAAAGCTAAGAAGTTGGTCCCAGCCATGGTTAGGATCATGGTCACCCCAGGGTTCTATGTCTATGACAATGTGGTCAAGTGCAAGGTGCTTTGCAGGTACAATAATAATAGTAGCATTATTCATGGTGGCATTAACAATGATAGGGGTAGTGATCTAAATGGTTTAACCCCATCACCTACATAG
- the LOC132030429 gene encoding IRK-interacting protein-like isoform X4, whose amino-acid sequence MANSSVASSKSSISPTLFTPIEEGNEEEEYSQGRSSYRAETTPSEVEYRHHPTPLHHSKTENKSKVPNKKRLENEDKKGVLCNKCRPSNREKITVVPLDNNNNKRNSINSPHGGSGIFKSVLSTLVKRSPRLSSSSAAEVESSTDVGSREENWKIALAELSHKLIQATRKRDEAILEASRLKFSMVELEKKLNKLEIYCHNLKSGLEVCSNNVMNNNKSPLNIQRVKFGEEDKVIEHFLVMVSEARSSVRILSRSMTLQLRQIGGKVYDRIALLLQPCDIKISISRNPRGLIVYLESLLNKAFYEDFESIGFQKSSCNQILNPIDRCETNFGLYNRLKDLTWEEVLSKGTRFYSEEFSKFCDRKMSEIVAMLGWNKPWSEPLLQAFFGASKAVWLVHLLANSLHPTLPIFRVDKEMKFDCVYMEDMGGDKAKKLVPAMVRIMVTPGFYVYDNVVKCKVLCRYNNNSSIIHGGINNDRGSDLNGLTPSPT is encoded by the coding sequence ATTGAAGAAGGGAATGAAGAAGAGGAGTATTCACAAGGGAGAAGCAGTTATAGAGCAGAGACAACTCCAAGTGAAGTTGAATACAGGCACCATCCTACACCTTTACATCACTCTAAAACAGAGAATAAATCCAAAGTGCCTAACAAAAAGAGGCTAGAAAATGAAGACAAGAAGGGTGTTTTGTGCAACAAGTGCAGGCCTAGCAATAGAGAGAAAATCACTGTGGTTCCAttagacaacaacaacaacaagcgtAATTCTATAAATAGCCCTCATGGTGGTAGTGGTATTTTCAAATCAGTCCTCTCAACTTTGGTTAAAAGAAGTCCaagattatcatcatcatcagcaGCAGAAGTTGAGTCCTCTACTGATGTAGGGTCAAGAGAGGAAAACTGGAAAATTGCATTGGCTGAGCTATCACATAAGCTAATTCAAGCTACAAGAAAAAGAGATGAGGCTATTTTAGAAGCATCAAGATTGAAGTTTTCTATGGTTGAGCTTGAGAAAAAACTAAACAAGCTTGAAATTTATTGCCATAATCTTAAATCTGGTCTTGAAGTTTGTAGCAACAATGTTatgaacaacaacaaatccCCTTTAAATATTCAAAGAGTGAAATTTGGTGAAGAGGACAAAGTTATTGAGCATTTTTTGGTTATGGTATCTGAAGCAAGATCATCTGTTAGGATTTTAAGTCGATCGATGACACTTCAACTTAGACAAATTGGTGGTAAAGTTTATGATCGAATTGCATTACTACTCCAACCATGTGATATCAAGATTTCAATTTCAAGAAACCCAAGGGGGTTAATTGTGTATCTTGAATCTTTGTTGAACAAAGCTTTTTATGAGGATTTTGAATCTATTGGATTCCAAAAGAGTTCTTGTAACCAAATCTTGAACCCCATCGATCGATGTGAGACAAATTTTGGTTTGTACAATCGATTGAAGGATTTAACATGGGAGGAAGTATTGAGCAAAGGGACAAGATTTTACAGTGAAGAATTCAGCAAGTTTTGTGATaggaaaatgagtgaaattgTGGCTATGTTGGGATGGAACAAACCTTGGTCTGAACCACTATTGCAAGCTTTTTTTGGTGCATCAAAAGCAGTGTGGTTAGTGCACCTCTTGGCTAACTCACTTCATCCAACACTGCCTATTTTCAGAGTGGATAAAGAGATGAAATTTGACTGTGTTTACATGGAGGATATGGGTGGAGATAAAGCTAAGAAGTTGGTCCCAGCCATGGTTAGGATCATGGTCACCCCAGGGTTCTATGTCTATGACAATGTGGTCAAGTGCAAGGTGCTTTGCAGGTACAATAATAATAGTAGCATTATTCATGGTGGCATTAACAATGATAGGGGTAGTGATCTAAATGGTTTAACCCCATCACCTACATAG
- the LOC132030429 gene encoding IRK-interacting protein-like isoform X1, with amino-acid sequence MANSSSCSSKSSISPRHPPLFTPQIEEGNEEEEYSQGRSSYRAETTPSEVEYRHHPTPLHHSKTENKSKVPNKKRLENEDKKGVLCNKCRPSNREKITVVPLDNNNNKRNSINSPHGGSGIFKSVLSTLVKRSPRLSSSSAAEVESSTDVGSREENWKIALAELSHKLIQATRKRDEAILEASRLKFSMVELEKKLNKLEIYCHNLKSGLEVCSNNVMNNNKSPLNIQRVKFGEEDKVIEHFLVMVSEARSSVRILSRSMTLQLRQIGGKVYDRIALLLQPCDIKISISRNPRGLIVYLESLLNKAFYEDFESIGFQKSSCNQILNPIDRCETNFGLYNRLKDLTWEEVLSKGTRFYSEEFSKFCDRKMSEIVAMLGWNKPWSEPLLQAFFGASKAVWLVHLLANSLHPTLPIFRVDKEMKFDCVYMEDMGGDKAKKLVPAMVRIMVTPGFYVYDNVVKCKVLCRYNNNSSIIHGGINNDRGSDLNGLTPSPT; translated from the coding sequence CAGATTGAAGAAGGGAATGAAGAAGAGGAGTATTCACAAGGGAGAAGCAGTTATAGAGCAGAGACAACTCCAAGTGAAGTTGAATACAGGCACCATCCTACACCTTTACATCACTCTAAAACAGAGAATAAATCCAAAGTGCCTAACAAAAAGAGGCTAGAAAATGAAGACAAGAAGGGTGTTTTGTGCAACAAGTGCAGGCCTAGCAATAGAGAGAAAATCACTGTGGTTCCAttagacaacaacaacaacaagcgtAATTCTATAAATAGCCCTCATGGTGGTAGTGGTATTTTCAAATCAGTCCTCTCAACTTTGGTTAAAAGAAGTCCaagattatcatcatcatcagcaGCAGAAGTTGAGTCCTCTACTGATGTAGGGTCAAGAGAGGAAAACTGGAAAATTGCATTGGCTGAGCTATCACATAAGCTAATTCAAGCTACAAGAAAAAGAGATGAGGCTATTTTAGAAGCATCAAGATTGAAGTTTTCTATGGTTGAGCTTGAGAAAAAACTAAACAAGCTTGAAATTTATTGCCATAATCTTAAATCTGGTCTTGAAGTTTGTAGCAACAATGTTatgaacaacaacaaatccCCTTTAAATATTCAAAGAGTGAAATTTGGTGAAGAGGACAAAGTTATTGAGCATTTTTTGGTTATGGTATCTGAAGCAAGATCATCTGTTAGGATTTTAAGTCGATCGATGACACTTCAACTTAGACAAATTGGTGGTAAAGTTTATGATCGAATTGCATTACTACTCCAACCATGTGATATCAAGATTTCAATTTCAAGAAACCCAAGGGGGTTAATTGTGTATCTTGAATCTTTGTTGAACAAAGCTTTTTATGAGGATTTTGAATCTATTGGATTCCAAAAGAGTTCTTGTAACCAAATCTTGAACCCCATCGATCGATGTGAGACAAATTTTGGTTTGTACAATCGATTGAAGGATTTAACATGGGAGGAAGTATTGAGCAAAGGGACAAGATTTTACAGTGAAGAATTCAGCAAGTTTTGTGATaggaaaatgagtgaaattgTGGCTATGTTGGGATGGAACAAACCTTGGTCTGAACCACTATTGCAAGCTTTTTTTGGTGCATCAAAAGCAGTGTGGTTAGTGCACCTCTTGGCTAACTCACTTCATCCAACACTGCCTATTTTCAGAGTGGATAAAGAGATGAAATTTGACTGTGTTTACATGGAGGATATGGGTGGAGATAAAGCTAAGAAGTTGGTCCCAGCCATGGTTAGGATCATGGTCACCCCAGGGTTCTATGTCTATGACAATGTGGTCAAGTGCAAGGTGCTTTGCAGGTACAATAATAATAGTAGCATTATTCATGGTGGCATTAACAATGATAGGGGTAGTGATCTAAATGGTTTAACCCCATCACCTACATAG
- the LOC132030429 gene encoding IRK-interacting protein-like isoform X2, which produces MANSSSCSSKSSISPRHPPLFTPIEEGNEEEEYSQGRSSYRAETTPSEVEYRHHPTPLHHSKTENKSKVPNKKRLENEDKKGVLCNKCRPSNREKITVVPLDNNNNKRNSINSPHGGSGIFKSVLSTLVKRSPRLSSSSAAEVESSTDVGSREENWKIALAELSHKLIQATRKRDEAILEASRLKFSMVELEKKLNKLEIYCHNLKSGLEVCSNNVMNNNKSPLNIQRVKFGEEDKVIEHFLVMVSEARSSVRILSRSMTLQLRQIGGKVYDRIALLLQPCDIKISISRNPRGLIVYLESLLNKAFYEDFESIGFQKSSCNQILNPIDRCETNFGLYNRLKDLTWEEVLSKGTRFYSEEFSKFCDRKMSEIVAMLGWNKPWSEPLLQAFFGASKAVWLVHLLANSLHPTLPIFRVDKEMKFDCVYMEDMGGDKAKKLVPAMVRIMVTPGFYVYDNVVKCKVLCRYNNNSSIIHGGINNDRGSDLNGLTPSPT; this is translated from the coding sequence ATTGAAGAAGGGAATGAAGAAGAGGAGTATTCACAAGGGAGAAGCAGTTATAGAGCAGAGACAACTCCAAGTGAAGTTGAATACAGGCACCATCCTACACCTTTACATCACTCTAAAACAGAGAATAAATCCAAAGTGCCTAACAAAAAGAGGCTAGAAAATGAAGACAAGAAGGGTGTTTTGTGCAACAAGTGCAGGCCTAGCAATAGAGAGAAAATCACTGTGGTTCCAttagacaacaacaacaacaagcgtAATTCTATAAATAGCCCTCATGGTGGTAGTGGTATTTTCAAATCAGTCCTCTCAACTTTGGTTAAAAGAAGTCCaagattatcatcatcatcagcaGCAGAAGTTGAGTCCTCTACTGATGTAGGGTCAAGAGAGGAAAACTGGAAAATTGCATTGGCTGAGCTATCACATAAGCTAATTCAAGCTACAAGAAAAAGAGATGAGGCTATTTTAGAAGCATCAAGATTGAAGTTTTCTATGGTTGAGCTTGAGAAAAAACTAAACAAGCTTGAAATTTATTGCCATAATCTTAAATCTGGTCTTGAAGTTTGTAGCAACAATGTTatgaacaacaacaaatccCCTTTAAATATTCAAAGAGTGAAATTTGGTGAAGAGGACAAAGTTATTGAGCATTTTTTGGTTATGGTATCTGAAGCAAGATCATCTGTTAGGATTTTAAGTCGATCGATGACACTTCAACTTAGACAAATTGGTGGTAAAGTTTATGATCGAATTGCATTACTACTCCAACCATGTGATATCAAGATTTCAATTTCAAGAAACCCAAGGGGGTTAATTGTGTATCTTGAATCTTTGTTGAACAAAGCTTTTTATGAGGATTTTGAATCTATTGGATTCCAAAAGAGTTCTTGTAACCAAATCTTGAACCCCATCGATCGATGTGAGACAAATTTTGGTTTGTACAATCGATTGAAGGATTTAACATGGGAGGAAGTATTGAGCAAAGGGACAAGATTTTACAGTGAAGAATTCAGCAAGTTTTGTGATaggaaaatgagtgaaattgTGGCTATGTTGGGATGGAACAAACCTTGGTCTGAACCACTATTGCAAGCTTTTTTTGGTGCATCAAAAGCAGTGTGGTTAGTGCACCTCTTGGCTAACTCACTTCATCCAACACTGCCTATTTTCAGAGTGGATAAAGAGATGAAATTTGACTGTGTTTACATGGAGGATATGGGTGGAGATAAAGCTAAGAAGTTGGTCCCAGCCATGGTTAGGATCATGGTCACCCCAGGGTTCTATGTCTATGACAATGTGGTCAAGTGCAAGGTGCTTTGCAGGTACAATAATAATAGTAGCATTATTCATGGTGGCATTAACAATGATAGGGGTAGTGATCTAAATGGTTTAACCCCATCACCTACATAG